Proteins found in one Triticum urartu cultivar G1812 chromosome 4, Tu2.1, whole genome shotgun sequence genomic segment:
- the LOC125554297 gene encoding putative nuclease HARBI1, whose protein sequence is MDARMRLIIQAAALISVIQAWIMFMHERAVRRDGRPLIHYGPLFPREQERIQNLNYIYNFNDVEALWMLRMKRAPFARLVETFRNRGLLQDNINTSVEEQLTMFLHVVGHNQRFRVIHNTFRRSMETISRYFKQDCIGAIDGTHVTARVSRLQYAAYRGRKHYTSHNVLAVVDFDLKFTYVLAGWEGSAHDANILTDSMSRPDGINILDGKFYLGDAGYACRPGILPPFRKIRYHLNKFSGRNFPRTAQDMFNLRHSSLRVTVERAFEALKNRFKILDQKPFHPYSTQVKLVLTCCILHNWILQWGFDEHVPEEEEVEPDDVVSSSHGVEAFDNDAWKNKRLKWAEAMWLNRGQCRI, encoded by the exons ATGGACGCACGGATGAGGCTGATAATTCAGGCAGCAGCACTGATTAGTGTGATTCAGGCATGGATCATGTTCATGCACGAGAGAGCTGTTCGTCGTGATGGGAGACCGTTGATCCACTATGGTCCATTGTTTCCCCGGGAACAGGAGAGGATCCAAAATCTGAACTACATCTACAACTTCAATGATGTTGAAGCTCTGTGGATGCTTAGAATGAAAAGAGCACCGTTTGCCAGGCTTGTCGAGACCTTCAGGAACAGGGGCCTGTTACAAGATAACATCAACACCAGTGTCGAAGAGCAACTGACCATGTTCCTCCATGTTGTTGGCCATAACCAGAGGTTCAGGGTCATTCACAACACGTTCAGGAGATCAATGGAGACCATCTCTAGGTACTTCAAGCAG GACTGCATTGGGGCAATAGATGGTACTCATGTCACTGCCAGAGTTTCTAGGTTACAGTATGCAGCATACAGGGGGAGGAAGCACTACACAAGCCATAATGTGCTTGCTGTTGTTGACTTTGATCTGAAGTTCACATATGTGCTGGCTGGCTGGGAGGGGTCAGCGCATGATGCAAATATTCTCACTGACAGCATGAGTCGACCTGATGGGATCAACATCCTTGACGGCAAGTTCTACCTTGGAGATGCTGGCTATGCATGTCGGCCGGGTATTCTTCCACCCTTCAGAAAAATAAGGTACCATCTCAACAAGTTCTCTGGTAGGAACTTTCCTAGGACTGCACAGGATATGTTTAATCTCAGACACTCCAGCCTTAGAGTAACTGTTGAGAGGGCATTTGAAGCTCTGAAGAATAGGTTTAAAATTCTGGATCAGAAGCCATTCCACCCATACTCCACTCAAGTTAAGCTAGTTCTTACTTGTTGCATTCTGCATAACTGGATCCTCCAATGGGGCTTTGATGAACACGTGCCTGAGGAGGAAGAGGTCGAGCCTGACGATGTTGTTAGCTCAAGCCATGGTGTGGAGGCATTTGACAATGACGCTTGGAAGAACAAAAGGTTGAAGTGGGCAGAGGCAATGTGGCTTAACAGAGGTCAGTGCAGGAtttga